GTGTCCTGGCAATTGGGAGAGGACAAATGGATGTCACTTCAAGTCCCACCCACTAAATCTCCTGGCCATCCTTTCCCCACCTGAGTGTCAGCACCTCCATTCAGCTGCTTCCAATGTATGGTCATCTCCAACTCCCTCTCTCACAATCTTGACACCATCCATCTATCTTTTGATACCTCTAGCTCCAACTCACATAATCTGTGAGTCCTTCATTCTTATCTCTTCTTTAACTTCGGTCCTCTATTTTTATTCCTGTTGGGACTGGGGTCCTAGAAATGAATCCATGaacctctctccctctttcatcTGTCAAGCCCCATCCTTCCCCAgtgcctgcctctctgcctgaGGACCACCTCCTCCCATGTCCAGCCTGGGACTCAGCCCTTTCTCACCCCAGTGGAGGATGATGTCCTGGCCCTCTAGACTGCTGTGCTTCACCCGACAAGACAGGCCAGCCGCCTCCTCAGCTGCCACATCCAGGGTCGCTCGGAGATACCATGTCCAGTCAGCGTTGGGCAGGAGGTCACTGTGCTGAGTGTCTGGCTGCTCCTGCTCACCCCGCATCCACCTCACCCACACAGGCTTTGGGTAGAATCCTGAGATGTGGCACACCAGCAGCAGACGGCCAGGCCCGGGACTGGGGCCACTGGACAGCCAGGCTTCGGGCTTCACTGGGGCAGGAAAGGGCAGTGAGAGTGTCGTATCATGACTCAAATTCAGATCACAGGGACTCAGAAGTCCAAAACTTGGACAGTGACTTCTTCCACTGCTTTGGGATCCAAATAACTTGGTGATTAATCCCGTATGCTTCTTGGATACCCAGGTACTCCTGAGCTTAGAGGAAGGGGTGGTAAGTGAAATAGAGAACAGGACTAACCTTGCCTTTGCAGCTCTGCCTTCCCTGCATCAAGGACGCCCAGGAGATATCGGGGGCAGGTGTCAAAGAGGAGCTTCCTCACAATATTGATGACAGCGGGATATTGCATGATTAGTTTGCAGATACGCTgtgccctgctgcctccctctggGGCAGGCACGCATGTATCTTTCTGAGCACTCAGGAAATCCAATCCTCCTAAAGCTCCCCTGAAGAAGCTTACTATGGAACCCCCAGAACGTAGCTCACAGCCTGCTATGACCTGAGTCTCAATGGGGACTAGGTAGAAGGAAAACAGaacaagttataaaatataaataagaaaagaagccatGAGAAAGGacatagtattttatatttaggcGGGGATAAAGTTCTTGGATATGAAATGATTACCCAACCCCCAATCACAGTACATAGAGATTTTCAGAAACAAGAGCATTCAAAAGGTGCGAGTGTCTTGAATTGGGGGGTATGGTAATATTTGGGGGGGTGGTAGGCAGAGTGTGATGCAGTCCAGAGAGCAGCATTTCAGGGTGAGCCAGAGGACCACAGAAAGTGGAAACAGAGAGGAGATAACTGAAGAGACAGGTCAGAGGTGGAAGTCACACTATAGGTCATTCAGGCACAGGGTAGAAGTAAGGACCCTTGAGGAGCAGGGTCCACATAAGACCAAACAGGAGTTGGATACCAATGGGGAGCCCTTATCTCTCAGAGAGAGTCAGAAGCAGCCAGGATCTGGAATATGGTGTGGAGCTGTGGAGTCAGCGAGAGACTGCCCTAGAAGAGTGTGTGTATGCAGTTGGGTAAAgcagaaaggaggggagaagCAGCAGAGGGATTGGCAGCTtgcaaaaagagagaagaaatttccTGGGAATCTTCCCGGTTCAGGGGATTGGACTCACATTTCAGCTGGAATTTAGTGGCACTCCCCTTTATATCTTGAGTAAATCTGTAGAAGTAGACTCGGAATATCTCCTCCAGCTCAGCAAACTCCTCATCACTGATGTTGCCCTTGGACCAGGGCTTCAGGAGTGTTGCAGTGCCCGAGTCACTGTCCCAGCCATGAATCTGCAAATCATCCAACCAGCCTGAACCTTGATTGTGTGACCAGGTGCGGTTGGCAAATGATGAGATCTGGATGACCTGGAAAGAGGTTGGTCCCTGGAAGGCTgtgaagagaaagggagaagcaggagggagtgagagagaatggaaatggaaaagacTGAGAGAACAAGAACCTTGATTCTGAAGAACACATAAAGCCTGACACATTTGGTTGCCCCAGTGTCTCAGGCTCCAGCTTCAGTACCCAAAAAGGCAGAAGAGGGCTGGAGACAGCAGGGCTCAGACTTTTCATGTCCAAGTGCACCTGGGTGAGTGCAGCATGCCTTACCCAAGACCCCTGCACCAGTGCTGGGAGCTGCCAGAGTGACTCTTACCATCCTCACTGTCACCACCTGGAAAGAGAACTGCTAACAATTGAAATGACAAAAGTAGCATTTCACTGGGAAATGGAGATTTTGACTTGCAGAGCTTGTGTTTGATCTCTGATTTCAGCAAACCTTTCTCTCAGTAGCTTGTAGTGACTTCCTCTCTTCCAACTGACAAAACTCTTCCTCATGCAAATtgcatttcagagaaaaaatgtGCCTCCCATCGCCCTGAGCCTTATACCCTGCCTCCTGCGCCCGCCCCAGCCCTGATTTCTAGACTTTCTCTTACCTACCTGACTTCCACCTGCTGTGTCCTCCGCTTCATTCAGACCACCTTGGAAAAGCCCCCATGTGACTCTGAAAGGTCTTGTTACATTCTTCAGCCTCTATTCCTAATATAAGAGGGGGATGTTATATGATTTCTCATCTTCTAGTCTGCTTCAACATAGAAAGAGTGTTTTGGTTTACCCACCCAAGtcagccttcctccctccctgttgTCCTCACTTCTGTGGACCTCTGTCATTGCCCCTTCCTAATGTTCTCAATGTCTCCTCTTATCTCACCCTCCTTGCCTGATGACACTTACCTTACATTCTAATCTggttgtgtgtgagtgtgtgtgcgtctgtttgtgggtatgtgtgtgttgaTATTCACTTAGATGAAGGCAAAGCATTTTAAATGCCACGTGTACTATGGAACTACAGACCCAAATCCTAGAATCAAATATCATAAATACTTCTGTTTATAATCCAGACAAATTTATCTTATACCATAGAAATTTGTGAGGGCAAATGGCATTTGCTTCCAGTGTGTGACCTTGTCTTCAGTAGCTCTTGACCTTtggagttttgattttttttgtaattttatttatttatttattttttatttcagcatattgggggtacaaaagtttaggttatgtgcATTGTCCTTGCCCCCCCATTAGAGCTtgaagcgtgtccatcccctagatggtgcgcatcacactcattatgtatgtatacacccatcccctcccccaccacatctaccagacacctgattaatgttattctaaatgtgctcttaggtgatgatcagtgaaatca
Above is a window of Lemur catta isolate mLemCat1 chromosome 3, mLemCat1.pri, whole genome shotgun sequence DNA encoding:
- the LOC123635152 gene encoding T-cell surface glycoprotein CD1b-like isoform X3 gives rise to the protein MVRVTLAAPSTGAGVLAFQGPTSFQVIQISSFANRTWSHNQGSGWLDDLQIHGWDSDSGTATLLKPWSKGNISDEEFAELEEIFRVYFYRFTQDIKGSATKFQLKFPIETQVIAGCELRSGGSIVSFFRGALGGLDFLSAQKDTCVPAPEGGSRAQRICKLIMQYPAVINIVRKLLFDTCPRYLLGVLDAGKAELQRQVKPEAWLSSGPSPGPGRLLLVCHISGFYPKPVWVRWMRGEQEQPDTQHSDLLPNADWTWYLRATLDVAAEEAAGLSCRVKHSSLEGQDIILHWGHSISTGLIILAIIVPSLILLLCVALWYKRRWSFQNNP
- the LOC123635152 gene encoding T-cell surface glycoprotein CD1b-like isoform X2, whose amino-acid sequence is MLLLSFQLLAVLFPGGDSEDAFQGPTSFQVIQISSFANRTWSHNQGSGWLDDLQIHGWDSDSGTATLLKPWSKGNISDEEFAELEEIFRVYFYRFTQDIKGSATKFQLKFPIETQVIAGCELRSGGSIVSFFRGALGGLDFLSAQKDTCVPAPEGGSRAQRICKLIMQYPAVINIVRKLLFDTCPRYLLGVLDAGKAELQRQVKPEAWLSSGPSPGPGRLLLVCHISGFYPKPVWVRWMRGEQEQPDTQHSDLLPNADWTWYLRATLDVAAEEAAGLSCRVKHSSLEGQDIILHWGHSISTGLIILAIIVPSLILLLCVALWYKRRWSFQNNP
- the LOC123635152 gene encoding T-cell surface glycoprotein CD1b-like isoform X1, with the protein product MCQALCVLQNQGSCSLSLFHFHSLSLPPASPFLFTAFQGPTSFQVIQISSFANRTWSHNQGSGWLDDLQIHGWDSDSGTATLLKPWSKGNISDEEFAELEEIFRVYFYRFTQDIKGSATKFQLKFPIETQVIAGCELRSGGSIVSFFRGALGGLDFLSAQKDTCVPAPEGGSRAQRICKLIMQYPAVINIVRKLLFDTCPRYLLGVLDAGKAELQRQVKPEAWLSSGPSPGPGRLLLVCHISGFYPKPVWVRWMRGEQEQPDTQHSDLLPNADWTWYLRATLDVAAEEAAGLSCRVKHSSLEGQDIILHWGHSISTGLIILAIIVPSLILLLCVALWYKRRWSFQNNP